The proteins below are encoded in one region of Effusibacillus dendaii:
- a CDS encoding putative quinol monooxygenase gives MQMKDDPSQFLLVEVYQTKEDQAKHRLADHFQKWRVAVQDLIAEPYTNLTYDNIFLDESVLKK, from the coding sequence CTGCAGATGAAGGATGACCCGTCTCAGTTTTTATTGGTAGAGGTCTATCAAACGAAAGAAGATCAGGCGAAACACCGGCTAGCCGACCACTTTCAAAAGTGGCGTGTAGCTGTACAGGATCTCATTGCCGAGCCTTACACAAATTTGACCTACGACAATATTTTTCTTGACGAATCGGTTTTGAAAAAGTAA
- a CDS encoding alpha/beta fold hydrolase, translated as MKDPVTGRYVEIEVQGKNCRVYYESAGQGVPLVCLHTAGADSRQYQELLRNEELISRFQVIAFDLPYHGRSMPPKEWWLEPYRLTTDLYVETIMAFLKAAEIEQPLVMGCSMGGNITLELAYRYPEQFRGVIALEAAAATGGRLNDYLFHPQINGGEMCATNVYGLMAPQSPEHLRRDVWWIYSQGAPGVYYGDISFYSEDWNATDRVDKIDTGKCPVFMFTGEYDYSCSPEMSLKTAKQIPGAEFQVMKEMGHFPMSENPSLLMDYLRPVLQRFY; from the coding sequence ATGAAAGATCCGGTTACAGGAAGATATGTGGAGATCGAGGTTCAAGGAAAAAACTGCCGGGTATATTACGAAAGCGCAGGTCAGGGTGTTCCGCTGGTCTGTCTGCATACGGCCGGAGCTGATTCCCGACAATATCAGGAACTCCTGCGCAATGAGGAACTGATTTCCCGTTTTCAGGTGATTGCTTTTGACCTTCCGTATCACGGGCGTTCCATGCCGCCGAAGGAGTGGTGGCTCGAGCCGTACCGCCTGACCACCGATCTGTATGTAGAGACGATCATGGCTTTCTTAAAAGCGGCTGAGATCGAACAGCCACTGGTAATGGGGTGTTCCATGGGGGGCAATATCACATTGGAGTTGGCTTACCGTTACCCGGAACAGTTTCGGGGTGTGATCGCCCTAGAAGCTGCTGCCGCTACGGGTGGACGTTTGAATGATTATCTTTTCCACCCTCAAATCAACGGTGGGGAAATGTGCGCCACAAACGTCTATGGTCTCATGGCACCGCAAAGTCCGGAACACCTGCGCCGGGATGTATGGTGGATCTACAGCCAAGGAGCGCCGGGTGTGTACTATGGAGATATTTCCTTTTATAGTGAGGATTGGAATGCCACTGACCGGGTGGACAAAATAGACACAGGGAAATGTCCAGTGTTTATGTTCACTGGGGAATATGATTACTCATGTTCGCCGGAAATGTCCTTAAAAACAGCGAAGCAAATCCCAGGTGCGGAGTTTCAGGTGATGAAAGAGATGGGTCACTTTCCCATGAGTGAGAATCCGAGCCTGTTGATGGATTACCTGCGGCCAGTTTTGCAGCGGTTCTACTAG
- a CDS encoding N-acyl homoserine lactonase family protein, which translates to MEYKIYPLHLGTFKAMEMSNLLYQINPGVKVPQPILGWLILGGEEPIVVDTGGSGEEWARIYHHGLERPEELSMGAQLEKHGVHPDDVKIVVNTHLHWDHCFQNDVFKNATFLVQKKELQAAVAPLPTQRGYYETGIKGVIPAWMKTFDRMRVLDGDTHLTDGIELLHLPGHTPGMQGVLVQTAKGPYLIPSDTIGVYENWTGNDVMEHIPQGIHWSLEDYFATFKKMENTNATVLPSHDFRVLECEYYG; encoded by the coding sequence ATGGAATATAAAATCTATCCGCTACATTTAGGGACATTTAAAGCAATGGAGATGTCAAACTTGCTTTATCAGATCAATCCCGGTGTAAAGGTTCCCCAGCCGATCCTTGGATGGCTCATTCTGGGGGGAGAGGAACCGATCGTGGTGGATACAGGTGGATCGGGTGAGGAATGGGCCAGAATATACCATCATGGACTGGAACGTCCGGAGGAATTATCCATGGGGGCGCAGCTAGAAAAACATGGAGTGCATCCTGATGATGTAAAGATTGTGGTCAATACACATCTTCACTGGGATCATTGTTTTCAGAATGATGTATTTAAGAATGCCACTTTCTTGGTACAAAAGAAGGAGTTGCAGGCTGCAGTGGCTCCTCTGCCTACCCAACGGGGCTACTATGAAACGGGTATAAAAGGGGTCATCCCTGCGTGGATGAAAACGTTTGACCGGATGCGCGTGCTGGATGGCGATACGCACCTGACAGACGGTATCGAACTGCTGCATTTACCGGGGCATACTCCAGGGATGCAGGGTGTATTGGTACAAACGGCAAAAGGGCCTTATTTAATCCCGAGTGATACCATTGGCGTTTATGAAAATTGGACGGGCAATGATGTCATGGAACACATTCCCCAAGGGATCCATTGGAGTCTGGAAGATTATTTTGCCACCTTTAAAAAGATGGAGAATACCAACGCAACAGTCCTGCCTTCGCATGATTTCCGGGTATTGGAGTGTGAATATTATGGCTAA
- a CDS encoding MFS transporter: MSLNYEYGTKLEAQSQTGAAAQSVDSIIERLPITSTHIFVVIAAALGFMFDSLDTYIVSYAMPSIIKEWNIDPVTNGLLSSAGIWGMFLGAILWGPITDKFGRKVGFIGTILGFSLLTGLTALTTNVFQFGLLRFITGIFLGGMIPVDTALTSEYISTKYRGRFTSMLTVLWPVGMLAAALVSLNFVTVYGWRVLFIVGVIPALLSFLVRWKVPESPRWLASQGRGKEAVQVLKQLGASDKDVSTVPTVTNQDEKTSVLVLLQPQYLKRFILTAGYYFFSYFGYYGFLLWLPSILSTVYHLSLVKTFTFTLFVAISAILGRATAFWTIERFGRKQLFYVGFGLGGVAALLFGIIQDPTYLVFGACILSFLYEQGVAGTVVYTAELYPSNVRATATCWSTGAGRISSAVSPIVFGYFMNIHFYYGIYLTMAIFFWIAVALVYFLGVETKGKSLEKIGAA; this comes from the coding sequence ATGAGCCTCAACTATGAGTACGGGACAAAACTGGAAGCCCAGTCCCAAACGGGGGCTGCAGCTCAATCGGTTGACAGCATTATTGAAAGATTGCCAATAACCAGTACACATATTTTCGTCGTGATCGCGGCTGCTTTAGGTTTTATGTTTGATTCGTTGGATACTTATATTGTTTCTTATGCCATGCCATCCATTATCAAGGAATGGAATATTGATCCGGTTACGAACGGCTTACTTTCTTCCGCAGGGATTTGGGGAATGTTTCTTGGCGCCATTCTGTGGGGGCCGATCACAGATAAGTTTGGAAGAAAGGTCGGTTTCATCGGAACGATTCTTGGTTTTAGTCTTTTGACAGGGCTCACTGCCTTGACGACGAACGTGTTTCAGTTTGGCTTGCTTCGCTTCATAACGGGGATATTTCTTGGCGGGATGATCCCTGTAGATACCGCTTTGACATCAGAGTATATTTCCACGAAGTATAGAGGACGATTTACCTCCATGCTGACCGTTTTGTGGCCGGTGGGGATGCTAGCAGCAGCTCTCGTTTCGCTTAATTTTGTTACCGTGTACGGATGGCGCGTGCTTTTTATCGTTGGTGTGATTCCGGCCCTGTTAAGTTTCTTGGTTCGTTGGAAGGTTCCAGAATCCCCTCGTTGGCTTGCGTCACAGGGAAGAGGAAAAGAGGCCGTACAAGTATTAAAGCAGCTCGGTGCATCAGACAAAGATGTCAGCACGGTACCCACGGTTACGAATCAGGATGAAAAAACGAGCGTATTGGTCCTTCTCCAACCCCAATATTTAAAGAGGTTCATATTAACCGCCGGGTACTATTTCTTTAGTTATTTCGGTTATTATGGGTTCCTTCTATGGTTGCCGTCCATATTATCCACTGTTTATCATTTAAGTTTAGTGAAAACGTTTACATTTACCTTATTTGTAGCCATTTCGGCCATCTTGGGACGGGCTACTGCATTTTGGACCATTGAACGATTTGGCAGAAAACAATTATTCTATGTTGGTTTTGGTCTTGGCGGTGTAGCGGCCCTATTATTTGGTATCATCCAAGACCCAACGTATCTGGTATTCGGTGCATGTATTCTATCGTTCCTTTATGAGCAAGGGGTTGCGGGAACAGTAGTTTATACCGCCGAATTGTATCCGTCCAACGTCCGTGCAACCGCCACATGCTGGTCAACCGGAGCAGGGAGAATCAGTTCGGCCGTAAGCCCGATTGTATTCGGATACTTCATGAATATCCATTTTTATTACGGAATCTATTTGACGATGGCGATTTTCTTCTGGATTGCCGTGGCATTGGTTTATTTCCTCGGTGTGGAGACGAAAGGAAAAAGCTTAGAGAAAATCGGAGCCGCTTAA
- a CDS encoding NAD(P)-dependent oxidoreductase, producing MVNIGFIGIGQMGTWMSTHLLEAGYEVTVYDTNQEASNALKAKGALVAASVAELGRKNEVVITMLPNSKIVESVVAGPGGLLGAMNAGTMIIDMSSSYVLSTEQLAKQAQAAGVTFIDAPVSGGVKGAKAGTLTIMVGAEEDAYMKALPILQRMGKAIKLVGKTGAGHALKAINNYLSAASMYATTEAMLLAKKLGINLEVALETINQSSGQSFSTHYKFPTFVLPRTFNSGFSLDLLLKDVKMVTAIAKDTKVPILLASIVEQIYEAASITGGKNQDHTEIIKFLEKLSDFSIED from the coding sequence ATGGTTAACATTGGTTTTATTGGTATTGGACAAATGGGCACATGGATGTCAACCCATTTGTTAGAAGCTGGTTATGAAGTTACGGTTTATGATACCAATCAGGAAGCATCGAATGCTTTAAAAGCAAAAGGGGCTCTCGTGGCGGCATCTGTTGCGGAGCTTGGGAGAAAAAATGAAGTTGTGATTACGATGTTGCCCAACTCGAAAATCGTAGAATCGGTGGTTGCCGGGCCGGGCGGTTTACTTGGAGCGATGAATGCAGGAACGATGATTATCGATATGAGCAGTTCCTACGTATTATCTACGGAACAGCTAGCCAAGCAGGCACAAGCTGCTGGCGTGACTTTTATTGACGCACCTGTATCAGGCGGAGTAAAAGGGGCCAAAGCGGGAACGCTTACCATCATGGTAGGTGCGGAAGAAGATGCATACATGAAAGCGCTTCCGATTTTGCAGCGAATGGGAAAGGCCATTAAACTTGTTGGGAAAACAGGAGCAGGTCATGCTCTGAAAGCCATCAACAACTATCTTTCCGCTGCTTCCATGTACGCTACAACGGAAGCCATGCTATTGGCCAAGAAACTAGGCATTAATTTAGAAGTGGCATTAGAAACGATAAACCAGAGCTCCGGTCAAAGCTTTTCGACCCATTACAAGTTTCCAACCTTTGTTCTGCCAAGAACATTCAACTCCGGGTTCTCTCTCGATTTGCTGCTGAAGGATGTAAAGATGGTAACGGCGATCGCAAAAGATACAAAGGTTCCGATTCTTCTCGCCAGCATCGTAGAGCAAATTTATGAGGCGGCAAGCATAACAGGAGGAAAAAATCAGGATCACACGGAGATTATCAAGTTTTTGGAGAAGTTGTCCGATTTTAGTATAGAAGATTAA
- a CDS encoding GntR family transcriptional regulator — MKKTTVAMQIAEEIATRIGKGILHPGQHLVEATLAEEFNTSRAPVREALLMLESDGLVQRIPHHGVVVRHFTRTEIYELYDVIYRLEEIAMEKAIAKITTDDITRLEEVLRRQEQAVSAQDVQAYYDLNEEFHALLFTIGGNRILSDMYRSLRRSARPFRMLSMAQGDNLRSSLSEHQKQVEALRSKNVQEGKLAIREQELRSLRSLDLLFPV; from the coding sequence GTGAAGAAAACAACTGTAGCTATGCAAATAGCGGAAGAAATTGCAACCCGAATTGGGAAAGGAATATTACATCCTGGACAACATTTGGTTGAAGCAACGTTGGCTGAAGAATTTAATACGAGTCGTGCTCCGGTTCGAGAAGCTTTGTTGATGCTAGAGAGTGATGGCCTGGTACAGAGAATCCCGCATCATGGTGTGGTCGTGCGTCATTTTACGCGAACGGAGATTTACGAATTATATGATGTGATATATCGACTTGAAGAAATTGCCATGGAGAAGGCCATTGCCAAAATTACAACAGATGATATCACACGTTTAGAAGAAGTGCTGCGAAGACAAGAACAGGCCGTAAGTGCACAAGATGTTCAAGCTTATTACGATCTCAACGAAGAGTTTCACGCATTACTCTTTACGATTGGCGGGAATCGGATTTTGAGTGACATGTATCGCTCACTTCGCCGCTCGGCTCGACCATTTCGCATGTTGTCCATGGCCCAAGGAGACAACCTTCGTTCTTCCTTAAGCGAACATCAAAAACAAGTGGAAGCTTTGCGTTCTAAGAATGTACAGGAGGGTAAACTGGCCATCCGGGAACAAGAGCTTCGATCTCTTCGTTCGCTCGATTTACTTTTTCCGGTTTAA
- a CDS encoding S-layer homology domain-containing protein — MNLKRPLRVFSLSAVLAVSGIQASFVGAVHAADSQTMGSLPAGTQGVITEEVNFRTGPGTDFPVIDKLQAGTVVKLLSRNDQNWYQVQVGNTTGWVSGDYIIPKTTDNPNVFRINQYPTGPNFYEVRDGILYHVLGTPLVRTASFYVGPAPANFQTNTIYVRDVNYQFYRRAADGDQLVGTYTPPYVALDLRFPAKVQAADIDNFIQTNRPTSPLIGKGQLFINAQSKYGVNALYLAAHAILESDYGESPIAKDKNNLFGYRAYDSDPYGSAATFTSVEHNIDYLAYFIATSYLNPSGRWYGGSSTLMGMNKYYATDPYWSEKISGIMARIHTYNQAEYMGVSVMAVRAAKPAEPIVVPVSTELTQTFPAGTKAVTKDEVNFRELPSTSANILGKLVLGTELTAIGKGTGNWYKVQNGTQTGWVYGDYITINTAATPATPATPATPATPVISFSDVPAGYWAKPSIDTLVSKHIISGYPDGTFKPTQQITREQSASLLVRALGLGTNNRPAPNVSDLDPKSIYYPAIAAVMDEGIFAGYGGKFNPGSTLTRAEMASILVRAFKLQGTPVNNFKDIQNHWGAKAIGILAANGITSGYPDGTFKPDQPVTREEFAAFLAKTLK, encoded by the coding sequence ATGAATTTAAAAAGACCCCTGCGCGTATTCTCACTAAGTGCTGTACTGGCCGTATCGGGCATCCAAGCGTCATTTGTTGGAGCCGTACACGCTGCAGATTCGCAAACGATGGGGAGTTTACCGGCAGGAACACAAGGAGTCATTACGGAAGAGGTGAATTTCCGAACCGGTCCTGGGACCGATTTTCCGGTGATTGACAAACTGCAAGCCGGAACCGTTGTCAAACTGCTTAGCCGAAATGATCAAAATTGGTATCAGGTGCAAGTCGGAAATACCACCGGATGGGTGTCCGGTGATTATATCATACCGAAAACAACAGACAACCCCAACGTGTTTCGAATCAATCAATATCCAACTGGACCTAATTTTTATGAAGTTCGGGATGGCATTTTGTATCATGTTCTGGGGACTCCTTTAGTCCGTACGGCTTCCTTTTATGTAGGGCCGGCACCTGCCAATTTTCAAACCAATACTATTTATGTTCGGGATGTGAACTACCAATTCTATCGCCGGGCGGCTGACGGAGATCAGTTGGTGGGAACCTACACCCCTCCCTATGTTGCATTAGATCTTCGGTTTCCTGCAAAAGTTCAGGCGGCTGACATTGATAATTTTATTCAGACCAATCGGCCCACCAGTCCTTTGATTGGGAAGGGACAACTGTTCATTAACGCTCAAAGTAAATATGGCGTCAATGCGCTATATTTGGCTGCTCACGCGATTTTGGAAAGCGATTATGGGGAATCGCCCATTGCAAAAGACAAGAATAACCTGTTTGGCTACCGTGCGTATGATTCCGATCCATACGGAAGTGCGGCCACCTTTACATCTGTTGAGCATAACATAGATTATCTCGCGTATTTCATAGCAACAAGCTATCTAAATCCGTCCGGAAGATGGTATGGTGGTTCCTCCACGTTAATGGGGATGAACAAGTACTATGCCACCGATCCCTATTGGTCGGAAAAAATAAGTGGTATTATGGCGCGAATCCATACGTATAACCAGGCTGAATACATGGGTGTCTCCGTCATGGCTGTGAGGGCAGCGAAACCGGCTGAGCCGATCGTAGTTCCGGTTTCAACAGAGCTTACACAAACTTTTCCGGCAGGAACCAAAGCAGTGACAAAGGATGAAGTGAATTTCCGTGAACTGCCCTCTACGTCGGCTAATATCCTGGGAAAATTGGTGCTGGGAACTGAACTTACGGCAATTGGCAAAGGAACAGGCAACTGGTACAAGGTACAAAACGGCACCCAGACAGGGTGGGTGTACGGTGACTATATTACGATAAATACCGCCGCTACTCCGGCTACTCCGGCTACTCCGGCTACTCCGGCTACTCCGGTTATCAGTTTCTCCGACGTACCGGCGGGATATTGGGCAAAACCGTCGATTGATACGCTGGTAAGCAAGCATATCATTAGCGGATATCCGGACGGAACGTTTAAACCGACTCAGCAGATCACGAGGGAACAAAGTGCAAGTTTGCTGGTGAGGGCGCTTGGATTGGGTACAAACAATCGTCCGGCTCCGAATGTTTCCGATTTGGATCCGAAAAGCATCTACTACCCGGCGATTGCTGCAGTCATGGACGAAGGGATTTTTGCCGGATATGGCGGCAAGTTTAATCCCGGTTCCACTTTAACTCGTGCAGAAATGGCATCCATCCTGGTCAGGGCATTTAAGCTTCAAGGAACGCCTGTTAACAACTTCAAAGATATTCAGAACCATTGGGGAGCAAAAGCGATAGGGATTTTGGCGGCAAACGGAATAACAAGCGGGTACCCCGACGGCACATTCAAGCCGGATCAGCCGGTTACCCGGGAAGAGTTTGCGGCCTTCCTGGCGAAAACTTTGAAATAA
- a CDS encoding GGDEF domain-containing protein encodes MYQAHHDALTGLPNRALFQNLSFQLDNAKERKQMLVVLLVDLDRFMSINESLGHSVGDQLLQGVAERLKSRVNKEDIVARVGGVVTSLPCF; translated from the coding sequence GTGTATCAGGCCCACCATGATGCCCTGACCGGTCTGCCCAACCGGGCTTTGTTTCAGAATCTGTCATTTCAACTGGATAACGCAAAAGAGCGAAAACAAATGCTGGTGGTTCTGCTCGTAGATTTGGATCGTTTCATGAGCATAAACGAAAGTTTGGGCCATTCTGTCGGCGATCAGCTGTTACAGGGGGTTGCCGAACGACTTAAAAGCCGTGTAAACAAAGAGGATATTGTTGCCCGTGTGGGTGGGGTGGTGACGAGTTTGCCCTGCTTTTGA
- a CDS encoding PAS domain S-box protein, with amino-acid sequence MEVRSDNIPINLSAEELQLASQVYETTLQGIIILDAAGNIQHVNPAFTAITGYRAEEVVGQKPGFLNCGRQGTRFYANLWAAIRDTESGRGKFGIAARTARFIRNG; translated from the coding sequence ATGGAAGTTCGGTCAGACAACATCCCCATTAATCTCAGCGCGGAGGAACTGCAACTTGCCAGCCAAGTGTACGAAACTACGCTGCAAGGAATTATCATTCTCGACGCGGCGGGTAACATTCAACATGTGAACCCTGCGTTTACCGCAATTACAGGCTATAGAGCAGAAGAAGTGGTGGGTCAAAAACCTGGTTTTCTGAACTGTGGACGACAGGGCACCCGATTTTATGCCAATCTGTGGGCTGCGATTCGCGATACCGAAAGTGGCAGGGGGAAATTTGGCATCGCCGCAAGAACGGCGAGATTTATCCGAAATGGCTGA
- a CDS encoding YheC/YheD family protein, translated as MPLRRVKGKLLKGNAMGKHPVLRRHLPETYRLKTHVFKRMIKRYPTVFIKPDKGSQGKGIVRLQHCSNREIKISWNLQHMKVKERSAWQELKKRLRPKTTYLIQQGLPLAKYKHRRIDVRVYMQKPKSKWLISGKVVRVGAPGRFVTNYHQGGQPKTIESVMNSIAKNQREEVKRAIRYLEEISLIAAEVLDQNFPGIRQLGMDIAVDRNGRIWIIEANTNPGFLLFKKLKDKTMYHRIVGRRRYIFSKYR; from the coding sequence ATGCCACTGCGAAGAGTAAAAGGAAAATTACTAAAAGGAAATGCAATGGGAAAGCATCCGGTTCTCCGACGTCACCTCCCCGAAACCTATCGGTTGAAAACCCACGTTTTTAAGCGAATGATTAAGCGTTACCCCACCGTTTTTATAAAACCGGACAAAGGAAGCCAGGGCAAAGGGATCGTAAGGCTGCAGCACTGCAGCAACCGGGAAATTAAAATTTCCTGGAATCTGCAACATATGAAAGTAAAGGAGCGTTCCGCTTGGCAGGAATTGAAAAAGAGACTTCGGCCGAAAACAACTTATTTGATCCAACAAGGGCTCCCACTCGCCAAATATAAACATCGACGTATCGACGTCCGAGTCTATATGCAGAAACCGAAATCAAAATGGCTCATCTCGGGTAAAGTGGTCCGAGTAGGAGCGCCGGGCAGATTCGTAACCAATTACCACCAAGGCGGACAACCGAAAACAATCGAGAGTGTGATGAACTCCATTGCTAAAAATCAACGTGAAGAAGTGAAACGCGCTATTCGTTATTTAGAGGAAATCAGTCTTATTGCAGCGGAGGTGCTGGATCAGAATTTTCCGGGAATCCGTCAATTGGGAATGGATATAGCGGTGGATAGGAACGGGCGTATTTGGATTATCGAAGCCAATACAAATCCGGGTTTCCTGCTGTTTAAAAAACTGAAGGACAAAACCATGTATCACCGGATCGTGGGAAGACGCCGATACATCTTTTCCAAGTATCGGTAA
- the map gene encoding type I methionyl aminopeptidase, whose product MITLKTREQIKKMKKAGELLAACHKEIFNLIRPGITTLEIDQFVENYLKKHGAYPEQKGYHGYPFATCASVNDVICHGFPSKQPLKDGDIVTIDMVVNLDGWLADSAWSYAVGNISKEAKRLLEVTKEALYKGIARAVVGNRIGDISHEIQTFAESQGFSVVRDFVGHAIGQVMHEEPQVPHFGLPNRGPRLKEGMVITIEPMINIGSYHSKVDADGWTARTVDGSLSAQYEHTIAITQDGPFILTEQ is encoded by the coding sequence ATGATTACTTTAAAAACAAGGGAACAGATTAAAAAAATGAAAAAAGCAGGAGAACTTCTGGCTGCTTGTCATAAAGAAATTTTCAATCTGATTCGCCCCGGCATAACTACACTGGAGATTGATCAGTTTGTTGAAAATTACCTCAAAAAGCACGGAGCATATCCTGAACAGAAAGGGTATCATGGTTATCCATTTGCTACATGCGCTTCTGTGAATGATGTAATTTGTCATGGCTTCCCAAGCAAACAGCCCTTGAAAGATGGTGACATTGTGACGATTGATATGGTTGTGAATCTTGATGGGTGGCTGGCTGACTCCGCTTGGTCTTACGCGGTTGGGAATATATCGAAAGAGGCAAAACGTCTTCTGGAAGTAACGAAAGAAGCTCTTTATAAAGGAATTGCACGAGCGGTTGTCGGAAACAGAATCGGGGATATTTCCCATGAGATTCAAACATTCGCAGAGTCACAGGGCTTTTCGGTGGTTCGGGATTTTGTCGGTCACGCTATTGGACAGGTCATGCATGAAGAGCCGCAAGTTCCCCATTTTGGATTGCCTAATCGAGGCCCCAGATTGAAAGAAGGTATGGTTATCACGATTGAACCAATGATCAATATCGGATCCTATCATAGTAAGGTGGATGCGGACGGTTGGACAGCAAGAACTGTTGATGGGAGTTTGTCTGCACAATATGAACATACCATCGCCATCACGCAGGACGGTCCTTTCATACTGACAGAGCAATAA
- a CDS encoding MFS transporter codes for MIHMESRIYQYFWLSNFLIFTTFYALIAILPAFVIDVLKGGKEQIGPVMTSFILAYRSAFRAYVAAHTTFPVMFSAFSIFSLLAFLFGCITRVPVSAPKKKTNQRLQWKNFVEPNAIPISIVGMVLSFAYSGLLTFVPVYAKAIGLDSFASYFFIIYALIMIISRPFTGKLFDRRGEHYVVYPSIFLYFIGLICLSQSHSAVLFLVSGAIYETGIAIEARSLG; via the coding sequence ATGATCCACATGGAATCGAGAATTTATCAGTATTTTTGGTTAAGTAACTTTTTAATTTTCACCACATTTTATGCGTTAATCGCCATACTCCCTGCATTTGTGATCGACGTGTTAAAAGGTGGAAAAGAACAAATTGGACCGGTCATGACGTCGTTTATCCTGGCTTATCGGTCCGCTTTTAGGGCTTACGTTGCCGCTCATACCACGTTTCCTGTGATGTTCAGCGCGTTCTCTATTTTTTCTTTGTTGGCTTTTCTTTTTGGATGTATAACACGAGTTCCCGTTTCTGCTCCAAAGAAAAAAACAAACCAACGTTTACAGTGGAAAAATTTCGTGGAACCTAACGCCATTCCCATATCGATTGTTGGCATGGTTTTGTCTTTTGCCTATAGTGGTCTTCTTACCTTTGTTCCCGTATATGCGAAGGCAATTGGTTTGGATTCGTTCGCAAGCTATTTCTTTATCATTTACGCACTGATTATGATCATTTCAAGGCCATTTACCGGAAAACTATTTGACCGACGTGGCGAACACTACGTGGTGTATCCGAGTATCTTTTTGTATTTTATTGGACTTATTTGCTTAAGCCAGTCGCACTCGGCCGTTTTGTTTCTGGTGTCTGGCGCCATTTATGAGACAGGGATTGCGATTGAAGCACGGTCCTTGGGATGA
- a CDS encoding alkaline phosphatase family protein, translated as MQQSANFVDYHAIEHPSQPNYLDLFSGSNQGVTDDSCPHPFSAPNLAAELIQAKLTFGGYSEDLPTVGFTGCSSPNTRHPTYARKHNPWVNFTNVPTDVNMPFTNFPKDFSHLPTVSFVIPNLDHDMHDGTIKQADNFSPISEVWK; from the coding sequence CTGCAACAAAGTGCAAATTTTGTAGATTATCACGCAATTGAACATCCGAGTCAGCCGAATTACCTGGATTTATTTTCCGGCTCGAATCAGGGCGTCACTGATGATTCATGCCCACACCCGTTCAGTGCGCCAAACCTCGCTGCCGAATTGATCCAGGCGAAATTAACTTTTGGCGGCTATTCAGAGGATTTGCCGACGGTTGGCTTTACGGGTTGCAGCAGTCCAAACACAAGGCATCCCACATACGCTCGAAAACACAATCCATGGGTTAATTTTACAAACGTACCGACTGACGTGAACATGCCTTTCACAAACTTTCCAAAGGACTTCAGCCATTTGCCAACCGTTTCTTTCGTCATACCAAATCTTGACCACGATATGCACGACGGAACCATCAAACAGGCCGATAATTTTTCACCGATCAGTGAAGTTTGGAAATAA
- a CDS encoding permease: MTFYTFIASYTKETNCDHHDHDHDCYELPMLEIAATGAKTPGRTVLQVSGAVIEHAVIEFFEVGGFVIISAAVASLLQTFVPVSVISPIGQHPVWSVLAMMGLASLLSLCSEADAFVARSLAGLTTPGGVLGFLVVGQMIDTRNVFLLPRVFPPLAVKIAFCLAIVLPLCVGVWLNYR, encoded by the coding sequence ATGACTTTCTATACTTTTATTGCGAGTTATACCAAAGAAACGAATTGTGATCATCACGACCACGACCATGATTGTTACGAACTTCCTATGTTGGAAATCGCGGCGACAGGCGCCAAAACGCCTGGACGAACCGTGTTGCAAGTGTCGGGCGCGGTGATCGAACATGCGGTGATCGAGTTTTTCGAAGTGGGCGGGTTTGTCATAATTAGTGCGGCGGTTGCCAGTCTCTTACAAACGTTTGTGCCGGTATCGGTCATTTCTCCGATTGGACAGCATCCGGTTTGGTCGGTTTTGGCAATGATGGGGCTTGCGTCGTTGCTCTCACTTTGCTCGGAAGCGGATGCGTTTGTCGCCCGTTCTCTTGCGGGATTGACGACGCCTGGCGGCGTGTTGGGGTTCTTGGTGGTCGGGCAAATGATCGATACGCGTAATGTATTCCTGCTTCCGCGAGTATTTCCGCCCTTAGCAGTGAAAATTGCCTTTTGCTTGGCGATTGTCCTCCCACTTTGTGTAGGTGTTTGGCTGAATTACAGATAA